In Saprospiraceae bacterium, a genomic segment contains:
- a CDS encoding T9SS type A sorting domain-containing protein, with the protein MLNKLNAFDESLSKCCTQAEDHHKVHESDAPRLEQNVPNPFGHSTYIKFYIPKASKSAKLMITDERGSVVMEFDQLEKGFGTVNIQSSSFASGTYYYSLVIDDRKVETKSMIFNY; encoded by the coding sequence GTGCTCAATAAGTTGAACGCATTTGATGAATCTTTATCAAAATGTTGTACACAGGCCGAAGATCATCATAAAGTTCATGAAAGCGATGCACCAAGACTGGAGCAAAATGTTCCTAATCCATTTGGTCATTCTACTTACATCAAATTTTATATACCCAAAGCTTCTAAATCTGCGAAGTTGATGATTACGGATGAACGCGGAAGTGTGGTGATGGAATTTGATCAACTTGAAAAAGGTTTCGGTACGGTTAATATCCAATCTTCCAGCTTTGCAAGCGGTACGTACTATTATTCTTTGGTTATCGACGATAGAAAGGTTGAAACGAAGAGTATGATCTTTAATTATTAA
- a CDS encoding helix-turn-helix domain-containing protein, whose amino-acid sequence MAILSGETDLDRSLNVMFSLALLTMNEWSVAVSKVIVQNLENPGKSQLEIAKKMKKSQSTVSEALKRGGFDEVMQMEIYFQEQMERLP is encoded by the coding sequence TTGGCTATTTTGTCGGGAGAAACGGATTTGGACAGGAGTTTGAATGTGATGTTCTCATTGGCTTTACTTACTATGAATGAATGGAGTGTTGCCGTAAGTAAAGTCATCGTCCAGAATCTGGAAAATCCCGGAAAGAGTCAATTAGAAATCGCTAAAAAAATGAAAAAATCTCAAAGCACGGTGAGTGAAGCTTTAAAAAGGGGAGGCTTTGACGAGGTGATGCAGATGGAAATTTATTTTCAGGAACAAATGGAACGCTTACCATGA
- a CDS encoding tail fiber domain-containing protein yields the protein MINNDNGNWNVAVGYESLGGNTSGTDNVAVGRASLYSNTTGQNNSVLGARAMSFNETGILNTACGTQALQDNVSGSRNSAFGFRANVGAGDLTDATAIGADAIVDASNKVRIGSGYVTSIGGQVGWTIYSDVRVKDRVKENVPGLKFINALKPVTFHYNIAKQNKLMGIESKIESRDRSEIEEIPFTGFLAQDVDAAAQRIGYNFSGIDRTGKIMGLRYADFVVPIVKAVQELSDKVETMNAPAVADQVKMTALENQVNDQKQIIGDQQKQIDDLNSNWIKCSIS from the coding sequence TTGATAAATAATGATAATGGAAATTGGAATGTTGCAGTTGGTTATGAGTCACTAGGAGGTAATACAAGTGGCACCGATAATGTGGCCGTAGGTAGAGCATCGCTATATAGCAATACAACAGGACAAAATAACTCTGTTTTAGGGGCAAGAGCTATGAGTTTTAATGAAACAGGCATTCTCAATACCGCCTGTGGTACACAGGCTCTGCAAGATAACGTTTCAGGAAGCAGAAACTCAGCCTTTGGATTCAGGGCTAATGTAGGAGCAGGTGATCTAACCGATGCAACTGCAATTGGTGCTGATGCAATTGTCGATGCTAGCAACAAAGTTCGCATTGGTAGTGGATATGTCACCAGTATCGGTGGTCAAGTTGGCTGGACTATTTACAGCGATGTAAGGGTAAAAGATCGGGTTAAGGAAAACGTTCCGGGGTTGAAATTTATTAATGCCTTGAAACCTGTGACCTTCCATTACAATATTGCTAAGCAGAATAAATTGATGGGAATTGAATCGAAGATTGAAAGTAGAGATCGCAGTGAAATTGAAGAAATTCCATTTACAGGATTCCTTGCTCAGGATGTCGATGCAGCAGCTCAAAGAATTGGATATAACTTTAGCGGTATAGACAGAACCGGAAAAATTATGGGTTTACGTTATGCTGATTTCGTAGTACCAATTGTAAAAGCGGTGCAAGAACTTTCCGATAAAGTAGAAACTATGAATGCTCCCGCAGTAGCTGATCAGGTAAAAATGACAGCTTTGGAAAATCAGGTCAATGATCAAAAACAAATCATCGGTGATCAACAAAAACAAATCGATGATTTGAATTCAAACTGGATCAAGTGCTCAATAAGTTGA